GCCTTCCGGAACCCGGCCGCGCGCTGGGGCGCACGGGCCTGCGCGGCGAGGTAGGCGGCTGCGAGTTCGGCCTGCCGGTAGCGGCCCTCCCAGCCCAGCCCGGAGGCTTCCACCATGCCCACCACCATCAGGTTTTCCGCCTGCCGGCTGAACATGTTCAGGTACAGCGACGGCGACGGGCCGGTCCAGCCCAGCTGGGCCCGATCCAGGAAGGGGTAGGAAAGGACGTAGCCGGTGGACAGCAGCACGAGGTCGTAGTCTCCGGAAGTGCCGTCGCGAAAGTGCACTGTGTGACCGTCGAGCCGGGAAACGTCCGGCATGACCCGGAGGTCGCCGTGGCCCAGGTGGTGCAGGATCAGCGAGTTGACCACCGGATGCGATTCGTAGATCCGGTAGCCCGGGTCGGGGAAGCCAAAGCGGCGGGGGTCGCCGGTGAACATCCGCAGCAGCCGCTTGTCGATGAACTGCTTCAGCGGCCGGGGCAGCGGACGGCCCCGGTTCAGTGTGTCGGCGGGCCGGCCGAAAATGTACTTCGGGATGAAGTAGTACCCGCGGCGGACGCTGATGTCCACGGCCGCGGCATGGTGCACGGCGTCCACGGCAATGTCGCAGCCGCTGTTGCCCGCACCCACGACCAGAACGCGTTTGCCGGCCAGCTCGGCGGGGTTTTTATAGTGCGCCGAGTGCAGGATCTCGCCGGCAAAGGTGCCCGGAAACTCGGGCACGAAAGGAGTGTGCAGCGTGCCGGTGGCCACAATCACTGCCCTGAACCTGGCGCTGCCCTCCCCGTCCGCGCTGCGCCAGGACACCTGCCAGCCGCCGTCGTCCTCCGTGGCGCAGGTGATCTGCGTCCCGAACCGGATGGAGCCGCGCAGCCCGAAATGGTCCGCGTACCCGCGGAAGTACTCCCGCAGGTGCCGGTGCCCGGGATAGTCCGGGGTGCCCGCGGGCATCGGATATTCCGCGAACTCGGTGGTGGTTCTTGACGAAATGAGATGGGCGGATTCATATACGGTGCTGGACGGATTCTCGATGTTCCAGAGTCCGCCCACATCGGTGTGCTGTTCAAAGCCGACAAAATCCAGCCCCCGGCGGGACAGCGCCCGCATGGCCGCCAACCCGCTGGGTCCTGCTCCGATGACCACCACCGGCAGTCCCCCGCGTCCTGCCGTAGGTTCCAACACTCATTCCCGCTTTCGTGACCTGCATCACCTTTGATGCTGCCAGCACGCTACGACAAAGGGCAGGAAGGGTCAAACACCGCCCCCGGCCGGTTGCCGCCGGGTTCTGCGCGCGGACGACGAAGGGCCCCGGCGAAAATTCGCCGGGGCACTTCAGTCCTGCCGCTGCAGCAGTCCTACCGCTTAAGCAAAAGCGCTTACAGCACGTCCTCGTCGACCCAGTCGAAGGTCTTCGTTACGGCCTTGGACCACAGCCGCATCTGACGGTCACGCTCGCTGACCTCCATCTGCGGAGTCCAGCGGGTATCTTCGGCCCACTTCATGGCCAGCTCATCGGTGTCGTTCCAATAGCCCACGGCCAGTCCGGCTGCATACGCGGCACCCAGGGCCGTGGTCTCGACGATCTTGGGGCGGACCACGTCCACGCCGAGGATGTCCGCCTGGAACTGCATGAGCGCCTCGTTGGCGACCATGCCGCCGTCGACCCGCAGCTCGGTGAGCGGCACGCCGGAGTCGGCATTGACGGCGTCGAGCACCTCGCGCGTCTGGAAGGCGGTGGCCTCCAGCGCGGCGCGGGCGATGTGGTTCTTGTTGACGAACCGGGTCAGGCCCACGATCGCGCCGCGGGCGTCGGAACGCCAGTGCGGAGCGAACAGTCCGGAGAAGGCCGGCACAATGTACACGCCGCCGTTGTCCGTGACCTCGGTGGCGAGGGTTTCGATCTCCGCGGCACTCTGGATCATGCCCAGGTTGTCGCGCAGCCACTGGACCAGCGAACCGGTGACGGCAATTGAGCCTTCCAGTGCGTAGACCGGCTTGGCATCGCCCAGCTGGTACGCCACGGTGGTGATCAGGCCGTTCTCGGAGCGGACGATCTCCTCACCGGTGTTGAAGATCAGGAAGCAGCCGGTGCCGTAGGTGTTCTTGGCAGCACCCTGGCTGAAGGCAGCCTGGCCGAAGGTGGCGGCCTGCTGGTCGCCCAGGATTCCGGCGACGGGGGTTTCGCGCAGGAGCTGCGCGCCGTGGACGGTGCCGTACACCTCGGAGGAGGACTTGATCTCCGGCATCATGGACATCGGCACGCCGAAGTCCTTGAGGATTTCCTCGTCCCAGGTCAGGGTCTCAAGGTTCATGAACAGGGTGCGCGAAGCGTTGGTCACATCGGTGATGTGGACACCGTTTTCCGTGCCACCGGTGAGGTTCCAGACAATCCAGGAGTCGGTGTTGCCGAAGAGCAGGTCTCCGGCCTCGGCGCGCTCACGTGCGCCTTCCACGTTGTCCAGGATCCATTTGATCTTGGTGCCGGAGAAGTAGGTGGCCAGCGGCAGACCCACCCGTTCCTTATAGCGGTCCAGGCCGCCGTCCTTCGCCATTTCGTTCACCGTCGGCTGCGTGCGGGTGTCCTGCCAGACAATGGCGTTGTACACCGGCTTGCCCGTGGTCTTGTCCCAGACCACGGCGGTTTCGCGCTGGTTGGTGATGCCGACGGCGGCGATGTCGTGCCGCGTCAGGTTCGCCTTTGACAGCGCGGTTCCCACAACTTCCCGGACGTTTGTCCAGATTTCCTCGGGATCGTGCTCCACCCAGCCGGCACGCGGGAGGATCTGCTCATGTTCCTTCTGACCGGTCGAGACGATTTCGCCGTCGTGGTTGAACACGATGGCACGGCTGCTGGTGGTGCCCTGGTCAATGGCAATGATGTAGGTCGGGTCAGGCATGGTTGGCTCCTTTTACTGCTGGACGGACGGGAGAGCACGGGAACAAGCCGCCGTGCTGAGGGACTTAGACGACGGGCATCGGAATGCCGTTGAAGACCAGACCTGCCAGCGAGCCGCCGATGATGGGGCCGACAATCGGCACCCAGGCATAGGCCCAGTCGCTCTTGCCCTTGTTGGGGATGGGCAGCAGGGCATGGACGATGCGCGGGCCGAGGTCACGTGCGGGGTTGATGGCGTAGCCGGTCGGGCCGCCGAGGGAGGCACCGATCGCAAGCACCAGAAGGCCCACCGCGAGGGGGCCGAGCTCATTCGGGGTCCCGCCGAACGCGAGGATGACAAACACCAGCACAAAGGTGCCGATGACTTCAGTAACAACGTTCCAGCCGTAGGAGCGGATCGTCGGGCCGGTGGAAAACACGCCCAGGATGTTCGCCGCGTCGGGTTCATCGTCAAACTGCTTCTTGTACGCGAGCCAGGCCAGCACGGCCCCGAGCATTGCGCCCAGCAGCTGCCCGGCCAGATAGACCATGACTGAGGCGAAACTTGTTTCCACGCCGGGAGCCAGGTCTGAGCCGTTGAAGATCAGGCCCATGGTTACCGCGGGGTTAAGGTGAGCGCCGGACTGAACCGCCACGAAGACACCTGCGAAAACGCCAAGACCCCAGCCGAAGTTGACGAGAAGGAAGCCTCCGCCGTTGCCCTTCGTCTTACTCAACGCCACATTCGCGACCACGCCGCAACCAAGCAATATGAGTGTTGCCGTTCCTGCGAACTCACTGAGGAATACCTCACCGAGAGTCACCATTGACTTCTCCATCCTTCTGATCAGGTTTACCGGCTGATGTTTTAGTCGGTCTGAACAACTCTGTCATGACTCTGCCCCCCAACCAGACACGCCGGCATCGCCTGCGCACTGCCTACTTGCGCAGTATTGCGGTCTTGCACTAGGCAATCAAGGACTCCCCCGTAAACGCAGTTGGCGACCCGGAAAACGCAGGGATCTGCCGCCTCAACCCGGCCCCGGCGACCGGCGGACGGGCTCGGATTCAACCGCCGGGCGCCATCCTCGGTAGAGTCAACTGCATGGAACCAGCCCCCAAACTGACCCTCAATAACGGCGTTTACCTTGACCAGGTGGGCTATGGCACATACAAGGTCCCCGCCGCAGATGCAGCCGGCCTTGTCACCGACGCCCTCGCCGCCGGATACCGGCACATCGACACCGCTGCCCTGTACGGAAACGAGCAAGGTGTCGGCGAGGCTATCCGCACCTTCACGGCCTGCAGCGGCGTTCCCCGCAACGAGATTTTTCTCACGTCCAAGGTGTGGAATTCGGACCAGGGTTACGACCGAACGATGCAGGCGTTCGAGGATTCGATGGCCCGGCTGGGCCTGGACACCCTTGACCTGTACCTCATCCACTGGCCCTGCCCCGAGCGCCGGCTGTTCGTGGAGACCTATCGGGCGATGGAGGAGCTTTACCGTGAAGGCCGCGTGCGGGCCATCGGCGTATCCAACTTTCAGCCGGACCACTTGGCGCAGCTGATGGATGCCGCTGATGTCGTGCCGGCGGTCAACCAGGTCGAGCTGCATCCCTGGCTGCAGCAGCACCGGCTCCGCGTCGTGCACGCCGAGCTGGGCATATGCACGGTCGCTTGGAGCCCGCTGGGGCGCGGCGCCGTCCTGTCCGATCCGGTGATCACGGCCATCGCCGTCGAACTCGGGGTGTCTCCGGCACAGGTGATCCTGCGCTGGCAGGTGGAACAGGGAAACGTCGTGATTCCCAAGGCCAGTTCGCCCGGGCGCATGGCCGAGAACCTGGACGTCTTTTCCTTCAAGCTGACTGCGGGCCAGCGGGCCGCCATTGCCGGCCTGGACCGGAACCAGCGCTCGGGCTCGCATCCGGACGAGGTGAACTAGTGCGCACCAAGCCTGGAAACAGCACGGTATCCGGCGTAACGTTCGCCCGCCGCGCGGAGGAACGGACTTTTACCGTGGACGGCACGCTCCAGCGATGCTGGGATTTTGCCCCCGTGCCGGAGGGCTCCGGAGCCGCGAATCCGGACGGAGACGACGCCGCCGGCCGGGACGCGGCTCCGCCGATCTTCATGGTCCATGGCTTCCGCGGCGACCATCACGGACTGCTGCGGATTGTCGAGGCGCTGCCCGGACACCGCGTCCTGGTCCCCGATCTGCCCGGTTTCGGACGGGGCGAGCCGCTGCCGGGACCGCACGACGTCGGAGCCTACGCCGGGTTCGTGGCAGCGGCGCTGGAGGGCGGGGTCCCGGGCCTGGGGGCCGACACCGTTCTCCTCGGGCACTCCTTCGGCTCCATCATCGCCTCCAAGGCGGCGGCGGAACGCCCGGAACTGATCAGCGAACTGGTGCTGGTGAATCCCATCTGCGAGCCGGCGCTGGAAGGGCCCAAGGGCATCACCAGCAAAGCGGCCGAACTCTACTACCTGTCCGCGGCACGCTTGCCGGAGGGGCTGGGCATGGCCCTGCTGCAGCACCCGGCCATTGTGCGGGGCATGAGCATCTTCATGGCCAAGACCCGCGACCCGGCGCTGCGGCGCTGGATCCACGGCCAGCATCGGGCCTACTTCAGCGCGTTTGCCAACCGGGATGTCGTTCTGGATGCGTTCCGGGCCTCGATTTCCTCCACCGTCCGTGACACCGCCGCGCAGTTGGACATGCCGGTGCTGCTGATCGCCGCGGAACGCGACGACCTCGGATCAGTGGCCGGTCAACGGAAGCTCGCCGCACTGATTCCGGACGCGGAGCTGCACATCCTGCCCGGCGTCGGGCATCTGGTGCATTACGAGGCTCCCGCCGAAGCGGCGGCGCTGATCACCGATTTCCTGCAGCGGAGGCACCCGTGAGCCTGCGCATCGCAGTGGACGCCCGGTTCACCCGGACCGACCAGCACGACGGCATCAGCCGGTACGGCGCCTCCCTGATCGAGGCTCTCGCCGAAAATGGGGGCTCCGCTGAAAAGGCGCAGGTGCTGATGCTGATTTCCGACGAGCGGCAGCTGGCGCTGCTGCCGGATCTCCCCTGGGTCAAGCTCAACAGCCCCCTCTACCCCGCCGAGCTGCTGGTCGCCTTCCGCGTCAACCGGCTGGGCGCCGACGTCGTCGTCTCACCTATGCAGACCATGGGCAGCTGGGGGCGGAAGTATCCGCTGATCCTGACCCTGCATGACCTGATCTATTACTCGAATCCGACGCCGCCCGGTTTCCTGCCGCTGCCCGTGCGGGCTTTGTGGCGGCTCTATCACCTGGCGTACTGGCCGCAGCGGCGTCTGCTGAACCGGGCCGACGTCGTCGCCACCATCAGCGAAACCACCCGCTCGCTGATGGCCCGGCACCGGCTGACCAAACGTCCCGTGCGCATCGTCGGGAACGCGCCGCAGCCGGGCGCTACCGTCCGGAATCCTGCACAGGCGCCGGAAAAGACGCTGCTCTACATGGGCTCGTTCATGCCGTACAAAAACGTGGAAACAGTGGTGCGCGGCATGGCGCATCTGCCCGGCTACACGCTGCACCTGCTCAGCCGGATTTCCCCGGAACGGCGGCGCGAACTCGGCGCGCTGGTGCCTGACGGCAGCGAGGTGGTGTTCCACAACGGCGTTTCCGAAGAGGAATACGCGGAGCTGCTGCGCTCGGCCACCGCACTGGTGACGCTGTCCCGGGCGGAGGGCTACGGCCTGCCGATGATCGAGGCAATGGCAGCCGGCACCCCGGTGGTGGCCAGCGACATTCCGATCTTCCGCGAGGTCTCCGGCGGAGCGGCCCTGCTGACGGATCCGGACAGCCCGGAGGCGTTTGCCGCCGCTGTCCGCGAGCTGTCCGAGCCGGATCGCTGGCGCCGGATCTCCGAGGCGGGACTGCGCCGGGCGGCGGAGTATTCCTGGGAGACCTCGGCGGCCCAGCTGCTGGACGCTGCCGCCGAATCGGTGCGGCTGTTCGGGGAGCGCCGGCCGGCCTCCCGCTAGGCCTGCAGGGTCACGACCATCTTGCCCTTGTTGGCACCCTTCATCAGATCGATGAAGGCCTGAGGAGCATTCTCCAGCCCGTCGACGAAGGTCTCGTCGTAGCTGACCGTGCCTTCACTGAGCCAGCCGGACATCAGCGCTGCGAACTCATCCGCGTACTGGTTGTAGCTGCCGACGATAAAGCCGCGCAGGGTCAGTTCCTTGCCGATGGCCAGCGCCAGGTTGCGCGGTCCGGTGGGTGCCTCGGTGGTGTTGTACTGCGAGATGGCGCCGCACATGGCGATCCGGCCAAACTTGTTCATCACCGAGATGGCGGCTTCGAGGTGGTCGCCGCCCACGTTGTCGAAGTACACGTCGATGCCGTCGGCACCGGCTGCTTTTTTCAGTGATTCCTTGACCGGGCCGTCGTGGTAGTTGAACGCCTCGTCAAAACCGAGGTCCAGCAGGTGCCGGACCTTCTCATCGGAACCGGCGCTGCCAATGACCTTCTTGGCGCCCAGAGCCTTGGCGATCTGGCCGACCAGGGACCCGACGGCGCCGGCGGCACCCGAGACAAAGACGACGTCGCCTTCCTTGAATTCCGCCACCTTGGTCAGTCCGGCATAGGCGGTCAGCCCGGTCATGCCGAGCACCCCCAGGTAAGCCGTCGCCGGAGCCAGGGCCGTGTCGATGACCCGGGCACGCTTGCCGTCGAGCACGGCGTAGTCGCGCCAGCCCAGGCCGTGCAGCACGAAATCACCGGCACTGTGGTTTTCAGAGCGGGACTCGAGAACTTCACCGATCGCGCCGCCGTCCAGCGGTGCATCGACCTGGAAGGGCGGAACATAGGACTTCACATCATGCATGCGTCCGCGCATGTACGGGTCCACCGACATCCAGCGGTTGCGGACCAGGATTTGGCCGTCCTCGAGCTTTGGCACGGGCACCTCGGCAAGCCGGAAGTTCTCGTCGGTGGGCCAGCCCTCGGGGCGGGAGGCCAGCTGGATTTCGCGGCTGGTCTGAGGGGCGTTCGTCATGAAGTGCCTTCCTTTGTGGGCCCGGAGGCCCGGTGGGGATTAAAGATTGTCTCTGGTGGGCGTCCGTGCCGCTGCCTGCAGCGCCCCGGTCACCTTGGCGAGTGTCTCCTGCAGCGCCTGCAGCTCTTCCGGTTCCAGTCCCGCGGCTTCGGCAATCCGCTGCGGCAGCGGCAGCGCCTGCTCCTGCAGGGCGCGGCCCTCGTCCGTCAGATGAACCTCAACGCGGCGTTCGTCGGCGGCGGAGCGGTTCCGGCGCACCCAGCCGGCGGCTTCAAGGCGCTTGAGCAGGGGCGAGAGGGTGCCGGAATCGAGCTCCAGCGAGCGGCCCAGGTCCCGGACGCTGGCACCGTCGTTCTCCCACAGGACCGTCATCACGAGGTACTGCGGATAGGTCAGGCCCAGCTGATCCAGCAGCGGCCGGTACACGGCGGTCGCCGCGCGGGACGCCGTGTACAGCGAGAAGCAGACCTGGCGGTGGAGGGAATCACTCATGCCCCGACGTTAGCTCACAATTTAGTTGTACACAACCGATCGCGGATGCGGGTCCGGTCTCCTGCCGGCGATTCGGTATTTGCGGAGCGGGATTGACCGGTAAACGCTCCGGGTGCAAAGTCAGCAGCATGGCATCGTCTCCGGCAATCCGCACCGAGAACCTGTTGGTGCGGCGCAGCGGAACCGCGGTCCTGAACGGCCTGAGCCTGACCGTCCCCGCGGGGCAGGTCGTGGGCCTGCTGGGCCCCAGCGGCAGCGGCAAAACCACCCTGATGCGCACCGTCGTCGGAACGCAGAAAACCTCGGGAGGCACCGTCACCGTCCTTGGCAACCCCGCCGGCAGCCCGCAACTGCGCCGCAAGGTCGGGTATCTCGCGCAGGGGCCCGGCGTTTACGACGACCTGACGGTGGCCGAAAATCTGCGCTATTTCGCCCGCATCGTGGGAGCGCCCGACACCGACCCGGAGCGGGTGATCGGCGAAACCGGGCTGGAACAGCAATCCCGGCGCCTGGCCGGGAGCCTCAGCGGCGGCCAGCACAGCCGCGTCTCACTGGCTGTTGCCCTGCTGGGCGCGCCGGAACTGCTGGTGCTCGACGAACCGACGGTGGGACTGGATCCCGTGCTGCGGCGTGATCTGTGGAAACTGTTTGCCTCGCTGGCGGAGCGCGGCGTGAGCCTGCTGGTCAGCAGCCACGTCATGGACGAAGCCAGCCGCTGCGCCCGCATCCTGCTCCTGCACGAGGGCCGGCTGCTGGCTGACATGACGCCGCCGGAGCTGCTGGAGAGCACGGGCACCACCGATGCCGACGCCGCTTTCCTGGCCCTGCTGGGGGCGGCATGAATCCGGGCCTTGCCCTGGCCACGGCGCTGCGGGTGCTGACGCAGATCCGGCATGACCCGCGGACGGTGCTGCTGCTCCTGCTGGTTCCCAGCCTGCTGATCGGGCTGCTCTCCTGGATCTTCGAAAACACCGGCGTTTTCCAATCCGTTGGCCCGGCGCTGCTGGGCCTGTTTCCGTTTGTGGTGATGTTCCTCGTCACCAGCATCACGACACTGCGGGAACGGCGCTCGGGCACATTGGAGCGGCTGATGACCCTGCCCCTGGGGAAGTTCGATTTCATCACCGGCTACACCCTCGCCTTCGGCCTGCTGGGAACGCTCCAGTCCCTCATCGCCTGTGCCTATGCCGTCTGGATCTGCGGACTCGAGGTCGCCGGCAACACCTGGCTGCTGCTGGCGGTGGCGGTGCTCGATGCCGTGCTGGGAGCCACCCTGGGCCTGTTTGCCTCGGCCTTTGCCGCCTCGGAATTCCAGGTCATCCAGTTCATGCCCGCCCTGGTCTTTCCGCAGATCCTGCTGGGCGGAATCTTCATTCCGCGCCCCCAGATGCCGGACGCGCTGGAGGCGGTCTCGGACTGGCTGCCGCTGTCCCACGCCGTGGAAGCCCTCAACCTGGTTTCCGGCGGCACCGGATCCACGGCGGAGATCCTGCGCGAAATCGGCATCCTGGCGGCTTTCGCCGTCGCCTTCGTGGTGCTGGGAGCGATAACGCTGCGCCGCCGAACTCCCTGAGCGCCGGGCTCAAGCCGGGCCCAGCCGGCCGCTTTGCGCGGGACTTTGGCCATCGATTTTTTTACCCGCCCCGCCCAGTTCTAAACTGCTGATATTCAGCTTAGGTCTCCGGCATGGCGAGGGAGTTGATACTGATGGTTTTCCGGTTCGATCCGGCACCGGGATTGGACCTCTTCGATCCGCTTTGCGGCAGCCCGGGGGCAGCCGACGACAGCGACATTCCCGTGGATCTCTACCGCGAGGGAGACCACTACATCGTGAACGCCGACCTTCCCGGCCTGGACCCCGGCTCCCTGCATCTGGACGTCGAGGGGCGGCTCCTGACCGTCAGCGGGCACCGCACCCTGCGCGACCTTTCCGGAGCCCGGTGGCTGGTCCGCGACCGCCGCCGCGGCCTCGTCCAGCGGCAGATCCTGCTGGGCAGCGACATCAATGCCGCCGGCATCAGCGCCCGCTACGACTGCGGGATCCTCAGCCTGTATCTTCCGGTGGATCCGAATCACCGCCGGCGGAAGATCCCGGTGCAGTACGGCTGACCCGGGGCTGACTACAGGACGTCGGTTCCGTCCACCCGCACGTACACAGGATCCCCGGTTCGACGGGCGGAGACCGCGGCCTTGGTGGCCCGCAGCGCCGCGGTCACCGCCGGGGCAGCAGCGTACGAGAAGAACAGCAGTGTGCGGTAGCGCCCTCCCGAGCCGCCCAGCTGCCCGTCCCGGTGCACGGGGGCCGGCCCCGGCGGGTCTTCCAGGGGTGCCGGCCCCACCACCCGGATTTCGGCCGGCAGGTCCAGCCGGGGCAGGAAGGCGGTCAGCGCTTCGCGGGAGCCCGTGAGCTCGGCGTACCGGACCGCCGGCGGCAGGCCCAGCTCGCCGCGCAGTGCCAGCTCGCGATCGGCGGCGCCGGCCGGATCCCAGCGCAGCAGGTGTCCGACGGTGGAGGTGTCGTCGGCGGTGACCACCACCACGCCTTTGTCGCCGGCGGGGCGCACCAGCGCCGCCGCGCTGAACCAGCGCCGCAGGGTGTCCTCCCCCGCGCGCAGCGACTCGCGGGACATCATGG
This genomic interval from Arthrobacter sp. zg-Y820 contains the following:
- a CDS encoding glycosyltransferase family 1 protein → MRIAVDARFTRTDQHDGISRYGASLIEALAENGGSAEKAQVLMLISDERQLALLPDLPWVKLNSPLYPAELLVAFRVNRLGADVVVSPMQTMGSWGRKYPLILTLHDLIYYSNPTPPGFLPLPVRALWRLYHLAYWPQRRLLNRADVVATISETTRSLMARHRLTKRPVRIVGNAPQPGATVRNPAQAPEKTLLYMGSFMPYKNVETVVRGMAHLPGYTLHLLSRISPERRRELGALVPDGSEVVFHNGVSEEEYAELLRSATALVTLSRAEGYGLPMIEAMAAGTPVVASDIPIFREVSGGAALLTDPDSPEAFAAAVRELSEPDRWRRISEAGLRRAAEYSWETSAAQLLDAAAESVRLFGERRPASR
- a CDS encoding NADP-dependent oxidoreductase → MTNAPQTSREIQLASRPEGWPTDENFRLAEVPVPKLEDGQILVRNRWMSVDPYMRGRMHDVKSYVPPFQVDAPLDGGAIGEVLESRSENHSAGDFVLHGLGWRDYAVLDGKRARVIDTALAPATAYLGVLGMTGLTAYAGLTKVAEFKEGDVVFVSGAAGAVGSLVGQIAKALGAKKVIGSAGSDEKVRHLLDLGFDEAFNYHDGPVKESLKKAAGADGIDVYFDNVGGDHLEAAISVMNKFGRIAMCGAISQYNTTEAPTGPRNLALAIGKELTLRGFIVGSYNQYADEFAALMSGWLSEGTVSYDETFVDGLENAPQAFIDLMKGANKGKMVVTLQA
- a CDS encoding MarR family transcriptional regulator; amino-acid sequence: MSDSLHRQVCFSLYTASRAATAVYRPLLDQLGLTYPQYLVMTVLWENDGASVRDLGRSLELDSGTLSPLLKRLEAAGWVRRNRSAADERRVEVHLTDEGRALQEQALPLPQRIAEAAGLEPEELQALQETLAKVTGALQAAARTPTRDNL
- a CDS encoding ABC transporter ATP-binding protein is translated as MASSPAIRTENLLVRRSGTAVLNGLSLTVPAGQVVGLLGPSGSGKTTLMRTVVGTQKTSGGTVTVLGNPAGSPQLRRKVGYLAQGPGVYDDLTVAENLRYFARIVGAPDTDPERVIGETGLEQQSRRLAGSLSGGQHSRVSLAVALLGAPELLVLDEPTVGLDPVLRRDLWKLFASLAERGVSLLVSSHVMDEASRCARILLLHEGRLLADMTPPELLESTGTTDADAAFLALLGAA
- a CDS encoding alpha/beta hydrolase, with the protein product MRTKPGNSTVSGVTFARRAEERTFTVDGTLQRCWDFAPVPEGSGAANPDGDDAAGRDAAPPIFMVHGFRGDHHGLLRIVEALPGHRVLVPDLPGFGRGEPLPGPHDVGAYAGFVAAALEGGVPGLGADTVLLGHSFGSIIASKAAAERPELISELVLVNPICEPALEGPKGITSKAAELYYLSAARLPEGLGMALLQHPAIVRGMSIFMAKTRDPALRRWIHGQHRAYFSAFANRDVVLDAFRASISSTVRDTAAQLDMPVLLIAAERDDLGSVAGQRKLAALIPDAELHILPGVGHLVHYEAPAEAAALITDFLQRRHP
- a CDS encoding MIP/aquaporin family protein; the protein is MTLGEVFLSEFAGTATLILLGCGVVANVALSKTKGNGGGFLLVNFGWGLGVFAGVFVAVQSGAHLNPAVTMGLIFNGSDLAPGVETSFASVMVYLAGQLLGAMLGAVLAWLAYKKQFDDEPDAANILGVFSTGPTIRSYGWNVVTEVIGTFVLVFVILAFGGTPNELGPLAVGLLVLAIGASLGGPTGYAINPARDLGPRIVHALLPIPNKGKSDWAYAWVPIVGPIIGGSLAGLVFNGIPMPVV
- a CDS encoding ABC transporter permease, producing the protein MNPGLALATALRVLTQIRHDPRTVLLLLLVPSLLIGLLSWIFENTGVFQSVGPALLGLFPFVVMFLVTSITTLRERRSGTLERLMTLPLGKFDFITGYTLAFGLLGTLQSLIACAYAVWICGLEVAGNTWLLLAVAVLDAVLGATLGLFASAFAASEFQVIQFMPALVFPQILLGGIFIPRPQMPDALEAVSDWLPLSHAVEALNLVSGGTGSTAEILREIGILAAFAVAFVVLGAITLRRRTP
- the glpK gene encoding glycerol kinase GlpK, encoding MPDPTYIIAIDQGTTSSRAIVFNHDGEIVSTGQKEHEQILPRAGWVEHDPEEIWTNVREVVGTALSKANLTRHDIAAVGITNQRETAVVWDKTTGKPVYNAIVWQDTRTQPTVNEMAKDGGLDRYKERVGLPLATYFSGTKIKWILDNVEGARERAEAGDLLFGNTDSWIVWNLTGGTENGVHITDVTNASRTLFMNLETLTWDEEILKDFGVPMSMMPEIKSSSEVYGTVHGAQLLRETPVAGILGDQQAATFGQAAFSQGAAKNTYGTGCFLIFNTGEEIVRSENGLITTVAYQLGDAKPVYALEGSIAVTGSLVQWLRDNLGMIQSAAEIETLATEVTDNGGVYIVPAFSGLFAPHWRSDARGAIVGLTRFVNKNHIARAALEATAFQTREVLDAVNADSGVPLTELRVDGGMVANEALMQFQADILGVDVVRPKIVETTALGAAYAAGLAVGYWNDTDELAMKWAEDTRWTPQMEVSERDRQMRLWSKAVTKTFDWVDEDVL
- a CDS encoding aldo/keto reductase, with amino-acid sequence MEPAPKLTLNNGVYLDQVGYGTYKVPAADAAGLVTDALAAGYRHIDTAALYGNEQGVGEAIRTFTACSGVPRNEIFLTSKVWNSDQGYDRTMQAFEDSMARLGLDTLDLYLIHWPCPERRLFVETYRAMEELYREGRVRAIGVSNFQPDHLAQLMDAADVVPAVNQVELHPWLQQHRLRVVHAELGICTVAWSPLGRGAVLSDPVITAIAVELGVSPAQVILRWQVEQGNVVIPKASSPGRMAENLDVFSFKLTAGQRAAIAGLDRNQRSGSHPDEVN
- a CDS encoding NAD(P)-binding domain-containing protein, which codes for MLEPTAGRGGLPVVVIGAGPSGLAAMRALSRRGLDFVGFEQHTDVGGLWNIENPSSTVYESAHLISSRTTTEFAEYPMPAGTPDYPGHRHLREYFRGYADHFGLRGSIRFGTQITCATEDDGGWQVSWRSADGEGSARFRAVIVATGTLHTPFVPEFPGTFAGEILHSAHYKNPAELAGKRVLVVGAGNSGCDIAVDAVHHAAAVDISVRRGYYFIPKYIFGRPADTLNRGRPLPRPLKQFIDKRLLRMFTGDPRRFGFPDPGYRIYESHPVVNSLILHHLGHGDLRVMPDVSRLDGHTVHFRDGTSGDYDLVLLSTGYVLSYPFLDRAQLGWTGPSPSLYLNMFSRQAENLMVVGMVEASGLGWEGRYRQAELAAAYLAAQARAPQRAAGFRKALAGPSPDMTGGYKYLGLDRMSYYVNKDAYRAQLAAHLALLDPPDHPGGSNGAPARQEVGADAH
- a CDS encoding Hsp20/alpha crystallin family protein, encoding MVFRFDPAPGLDLFDPLCGSPGAADDSDIPVDLYREGDHYIVNADLPGLDPGSLHLDVEGRLLTVSGHRTLRDLSGARWLVRDRRRGLVQRQILLGSDINAAGISARYDCGILSLYLPVDPNHRRRKIPVQYG